In Zingiber officinale cultivar Zhangliang chromosome 8B, Zo_v1.1, whole genome shotgun sequence, a single genomic region encodes these proteins:
- the LOC122015778 gene encoding protein trichome birefringence-like 12, which translates to MGQHSRTGSPLCHYLRLPFPALLLLLLALPLLYAVSLLLLLPSSPFRHPLRTSFPCGASPIDLSAGRWARRSTLTAPLYDASCPFHRNAWNCLRNARDGMDSINSWAWIPDRCGGAPVPRIDPAAFLGTVRGKKIGFVGDSLNENFLVAFLCTLRSADGGSKKWKRKRAWRGGYFPKFDVVVAYHRAVLLANYTWQPVDSSSQLGKDGIKGIYKVDIDIPADDWAIVTKFYDVLILNTGHWWGADKFPKETPLVFYKGGKPVDPPLGIFAGLEIVLKSMISYIEKEVPKKTIKFWRTQSPRHFFRGEWDHNGSCLSSDLLREEELDSWFDPKNKGVNKEAREVNSLIQQALLGTSISLLNLTHLSEFRSDAHPAIWLGKKDAVSIWGQDCMHWCLPGLPDTWVDILAAQIMYNFEGI; encoded by the exons ATGGGTCAACACTCTCGTACTGGGTCTCCACTCTGCCACTACCTTCGCCTCCCATTCCCGgccctcctccttcttctcctcgccCTCCCCCTCCTCTACGCcgtctccctcctcctcctcctcccctccTCCCCCTTCCGTCATCCCCTCCGGACATCGTTTCCTTGCGGCGCCTCGCCGATCGACCTCTCCGCCGGCCGATGGGCGCGCCGCTCGACTCTCACCGCCCCTCTCTACGACGCCTCCTGCCCTTTCCACCGCAACGCCTGGAACTGCCTCCGCAACGCGCGCGATGGCATGGACTCCATCAATTCCTGGGCCTGGATCCCCGACCGCTGCGGCGGCGCGCCGGTTCCGCGGATCGACCCGGCGGCGTTCCTCGGAACCGTGAGGGGAAAGAAGATCGGCTTCGTCGGTGATTCTCTGAACGAGAATTTCCTGGTGGCCTTCCTTTGCACTCTCAGGTCGGCTGATGGCGGGTCGAAGAAGTGGAAGCGGAAGAGGGCGTGGAGAGGTGGCTACTTTCCCAAGTTTGACGTCGTCGTGGCTTACCATCGCGCTGTTCTGCTAGCGAATTATAC GTGGCAGCCTGTGGATAGTTCATCTCAGCTAGGTAAAGATGGAATCAAGGGAATCTATAAAGTTGATATTGATATACCTGCAGATGATTGGGCTATTGTCACCAAGTTCTATGATGTTCTGATCCTGAATACTGGTCATTG GTGGGGTGCTGATAAATTTCCGAAGGAGACGCCACTTGTTTTTTACAAGggaggaaaaccagtagaccctcCACTTGGAATCTTTGCTGGACTTGAGATTGTCCTTAAAAGTATGATCTCTTATATTGAGAAAGAAGTCCCGAAAAAGACCATCAAATTTTGGCGTACTCAATCGCCGAGGCATTTCTTCAGAGGGGAATGGGACCATAATGGTAGTTGCTTGTCGAGTGACCTACTAAGAGAAGAGGAG CTTGATTCATGGTTTGACCCTAAAAATAAGGGAGTGAATAAAGAAGCAAGGGAAGTGAATTCTTTGATTCAACAAGCATTGCTTGGCACAAGTATAAGTTTACTAAACCTGACTCACTTGAGTGAGTTCAGATCGGACGCGCATCCAGCAATCTGGTTGGGCAAGAAGGATGCGGTGTCGATCTGGGGACAGGACTGCATGCATTGGTGCCTTCCTGGCCTTCCTGATACCTGGGTCGATATCTTAGCTGCCCAAATCATGTACAACTTTGAAGGAATCTGA
- the LOC122015776 gene encoding transcription factor GTE4-like: MGNTKAPATTRKTKKKGRPSLLDIQSRSLLLQQEQHCDPSPDGDNRRAAGDRQDSDQGRREKKLGPVLHLSDNPNADSAAARPESDDGRTRKVGLVRNDPQAQRQNPTLKVTDLPQDYGPTTSLPDKKLLVFILDRLQKKDSYGVFAEPVDPEELPDYHDIIKHPMDFATIRKKVSDGVYGNLEQFENDVFLICSNAMQYNASDTIYHRQARAIQELAKKNFYNLRQERDDNEQEQKPARRGRPPTKDIFKKIGRPPSVDARETRYSVNFSPDLSQKVSDKTTLTNLPTKTCGIRNTEAHNSNRNEDTSGSAIKGGTSKYSKKSVVIDENRRNAYTEPQQLSVLTTFDGERKQLIPVGLYTENAYARSLARFAAKFGPVGWEIAARRIEHVLPRGTKFGRGWVGEKDASSQMSQPPLISISPHSFQPENTPSTSASVSENAVDDTENEVKARSTPSATPSSLPCRYQDSAEYSTRDRESSSKPHSAVGFHGIWQKVANQLPKVGAMQPTLNGFNTPSGFNHLSHSGRTFNASSPPGNFSFEAMVMHSRAPTNMLPINSIQPSTSNRVNSTADPNTASSFLPDDSHGCQRTREAVTMPRPVSFPPNLNVGFHPTGSPVSGVLLDSQNPNPNLALGL; this comes from the exons ATGGGCAACACGAAGGCGCCAGCGACGACAAGGAAGACGAAGAAGAAGGGGAGACCCTCCCTCTTGGACATTCAGAGCCGAAGCCTCCTCCTCCAGCAGGAGCAGCACTGCGATCCTAGCCCCGATGGCGACAATCGCAGAGCAGCAGGCGATCGCCAAGATTCCGACCAGGGGAGGCGCGAGAAGAAGCTCGGCCCCGTTCTTCATCTTTCCGACAACCCTAACGCTGATTCGGCTGCTGCCCGCCCTGAATCGGACGATGGAAGAACCCGAAAGGTCGGCCTCGTCCGGAATGATCCCCAG GCACAGAGGCAGAATCCTACACTGAAAGTGACAGATCTTCCACAAG ATTATGGACCCACTACATCATTACCGGACAAAAAGTTATTGGTTTTCATCCTTGATAGATTACAGAA AAAAGATAGTTATGGAGTCTTTGCGGAGCCAGTTGACCCTGAGGAG CTTCCCGATTACCATGACATTATCAAGCATCCCATGGATTTTGCTACCATCAGAAAGAAAGTTTCAGATGGAGTTTATGGCAACCTGGAGCAGTTCGAG AACGATGTCTTCTTAATCTGCTCAAATGCAATGCAGTACAATGCATCAGACACAATCTACCACAGACAG GCTCGGGCTATTCAAGAACTAGcaaaaaagaatttttacaatCTAAGACAAGAACGTGATGACAATGAACAAGAACAAAAACCGGCGCGGAGAGGCCGGCCACCAACTAAAGATATTTTCAAGAAAATAGGTCGTCCACCTAGTGTTGATGCCAGAGAAACTCGTTACTCAGTCAATTTCTCACCTGATTTATCACAAAAGGTCTCAGATAAGACCACCTTAACCAACTTACCTACAAAAACTTGTGGCATTCGCAATACAGAAGCTCATAATTCAAACAGGAATGAAGATACTTCAG GTTCTGCCATAAAAGGCGGCACATCGAAATATTCAAAGAAGTCGGTTGTTATAGATGAAAACCGTCGTAATGCATATACTGAACCTCAGCAGCTGTCAGTGTTAACAACATTTGATGGAGAAAGAAAGCAGCTAATTCCT GTCGGCCTTTACACGGAGAATGCATATGCCCGGAGCTTGGCACGATTTGCTGCAAAATTTGGTCCTGTTGGATGGGAAATTGCTGCTAGACGAATTGAACATGTTCTTCCTCGTGGGACCAAATTTGGCCGGGGGTGGGTTGGAGAGAAAGATGCATCATCACAAATGTCTCAGCCGCCCCTGATATCGATATCTCCACATTCTTTCCAGCCAGAAAATACACCTTCCACGAGTGCGTCCGTATCAGAAAATGCAGTAGATGACACAGAAAATGAAGTTAAAGCAAGATCAACTCCATCAGCTACCCCATCTTCTCTCCCTTGTAGATACCAGGATTCTGCTGAGTACAGTACTAGAGATCGAGAAAGTTCTTCGAAACCACACAGTGCAGTAGGTTTCCATGGTATTTGGCAAAAGGTAGCAAATCAACTTCCAAAAGTAGGCGCTATGCAGCCTACTTTGAATGGCTTTAACACCCCCTCGGGGTTTAATCATCTTTCTCATTCTGGGAGGACTTTCAATGCATCATCACCACCTGGGAACTTTAGTTTTGAGGCAATGGTAATGCATTCTCGAGCGCCAACGAACATGCTTCCAATAAATAGCATTCAACCATCAACGAGTAATAGGGTAAATTCAACTGCTGATCCAAATACAGCTTCCAGCTTTCTTCCTGATGATTCACATGGTTGTCAGAGAACAAGGGAAGCCGTAACAATGCCAAGGCCAGTTTCTTTTCCTCCCAATTTAAACGTAGGTTTTCACCCGACAGGGTCACCTGTTTCAGGTGTTCTATTAGACTCCCAAAATCCCAACCCAAACTTAGCATTGGGACTGTGA